The nucleotide window CAACGGGCGTAAACTGAAAAACCGCCATTCTCGTTTGTCTTTTTTAGAACGGTTTATAAACGGCCGGCGACAGTGTTGCCATGTTAAGGAATTGCAAGGCCTGCCCTCACCCCAACCCTCTCCCGGGGGGAGAGGGAGTATTTTCTGGCCTCTCGGGCCGGGGAGGGAGTATTTTCTGGCCTCTCGGGCCGGGGAGGGAGCATTTTCTGGCCCCTCGGGCCGGGGGAGTGAGTTTAAAAGGGGCAATTTTGTAAGGCAAGCGCGTTATGTAAAAGTCTAACCGGGCAATACTGAGACCGTGATTGTTATTGCCGGAATTATCAGCAATTGAGTCACGCTATTCGCCTTTCCGCTTCAGCACACGTTCCACCGCCCGGAACAGCCGGAGCAGTTGCGTCAACAGGCCCTTCTTCCGGGGGGCGTATGTCGTCTCGAGATTCTCCATTTCCTTCCCGATCGCCACCTGAATCGACTCAGACTTATGCATGGAGAGGATTTGGGAATGATAGACGCTGCGATGTCCCGTCATCAGGAAACTAATGACGCACGCCACTGTGGCATAGGGTGCGACAGCAGGGCCAAATAATTCGATTGCGAGGATGCTCGCCGCGATGGGGGTATTCGCCGCACCGGCCAGGAGACTGGTAAAGCCTATGGCGGAAAAGGTTATCGTATTGAGTCCCATAAGGGTGGCGTACAAAACTCCGGAAGTTGCGCCCACGTAGAAGATCGGCGTCACAATGCCGCCGCTGCCTCCAAAATTCAGCGTGATCGACGTGAATAGCGGCTTCAGCAGGAAGGCGTACCAGGAAACCTTGTCTCCGCGGAGACACGCTTCGATGGTGTCCAGGCCCAGCCCCAGATAGCGGCTCGAGAACAGGACTGTAAGAATCACCAGAGCCGCGCCGCCGATCAGCCCCTTCAACGGATCCCAGACGCGAAGCCGCCCAGAGATCTTTTCTCCCAGCTTCAGAATCTCGATGAGCATCATTGAGCACAGTCCAAAGAACATGCCCGCCAGGATAACCTTGAGGAAAAAGACCTCGCTGAAGCCGGGGACCACGTTAACCGGATGGTAGAAATACTGAATTCCCAGCGCTGAGGAAACCTGGTAGGCGGTAATGCCCGCGATGAACGAAGGCAGAAGGACATCGTAGAGAATCGCGCCGACGAAGAGCACCTCCACTCCGAAGATGGAACCGGCGATCGGCGTTCCGAACACCGTCGCGAATCCCGCACTGATGCCGCAAATGACCAGTTTCTTGTGGTCGTGCTCGTCGAACCTTAGGAGATCGGCCAGGATAGATGACACTCCGGCGCCGATCTGCGCGCAAGGTCCCTCCTTTCCGGCGGATCCCCCGATGCACAGCGTGATGAGCGTTGCCACAAGCTTGACGGGAACCACCGTAGCGTTTATCTTGCCGGCACGCTTGTGGATGGCCTCAATGACCTTTTCCGTCCCGTGCCCCTTCGCGTCCGGCGCTATCCTGGTCAACAGTGCGCTCAGAAACAGGGCCGCCGGCAGCAGCAAAAACGTGTAGGGGTGACTTTGGCCGGCAGCCGTTCCCCATGCCAGCAGTTTAAGAAAGAAGGTAACCACCAGCCCGATCAGGGCGCCCACGCCGGTCGCAAGCACGACCCACTTGATGACGCTGATAAATAGGATGGACTCTTCCGCGATGCGCTTCTTCATAATACAACACAGAAACCTTTTTCCCGCCGCGGAGTGAGGCAGTTCCCATCAATATGATTGGCAACCTCACTTCTGAGGAGCGGCCTTCCCAAGTGTTCCTCTATGACGACCCGGTGCTCCAGCCTT belongs to Syntrophobacterales bacterium and includes:
- a CDS encoding chloride channel protein, producing MKKRIAEESILFISVIKWVVLATGVGALIGLVVTFFLKLLAWGTAAGQSHPYTFLLLPAALFLSALLTRIAPDAKGHGTEKVIEAIHKRAGKINATVVPVKLVATLITLCIGGSAGKEGPCAQIGAGVSSILADLLRFDEHDHKKLVICGISAGFATVFGTPIAGSIFGVEVLFVGAILYDVLLPSFIAGITAYQVSSALGIQYFYHPVNVVPGFSEVFFLKVILAGMFFGLCSMMLIEILKLGEKISGRLRVWDPLKGLIGGAALVILTVLFSSRYLGLGLDTIEACLRGDKVSWYAFLLKPLFTSITLNFGGSGGIVTPIFYVGATSGVLYATLMGLNTITFSAIGFTSLLAGAANTPIAASILAIELFGPAVAPYATVACVISFLMTGHRSVYHSQILSMHKSESIQVAIGKEMENLETTYAPRKKGLLTQLLRLFRAVERVLKRKGE